A region of Dermochelys coriacea isolate rDerCor1 chromosome 1, rDerCor1.pri.v4, whole genome shotgun sequence DNA encodes the following proteins:
- the ARL6 gene encoding ADP-ribosylation factor-like protein 6 isoform X1: MGLFDKLAGWLGLKKKEVHVLCLGLDNSGKTTIINKLKPSNAQTQDIVPTIGFSIEKFKTSSLSFTVFDMSGQGRYRNLWEHYYKEGQAIIFVIDSSDKLRMVVAKEELDTLLTHPDIKHRRIPILFFANKMDLRDAVSSVKVSQLLSLENIKDKPWHICASDALKGEGLQEGVDWLQDQITQSDPSNEDMRGQ; this comes from the exons ATGGGATTGTTTGATAAGCTAGCAGGATGGCTTGGTCTGAAGAAGAAGGAGGTTCATGTTTTGTGCCTTGGGTTGGACAATAGTGGCAAAACAACTATTATTAATAAACTTAAACCTTCAAAT gCTCAAACTCAAGACATAGTTCCAACAATAGGATTCAGTATAGAAAAATTCAAGACATCCAG tttgtctTTCACAGTGTTTGACATGTCCGGTCAAGGCAGATACAGAAACCTGTGGGAACATTACTACAA AGAAGGCCAAGCCATTATTTTTGTCATTGATAGCAGTGATAAATTAAGAATGGTTGTGGCCAAAGAAGAACTTGACACCCTCCTGACTCATCCAG ATATCAAACACCGTAGAATACCTATCTTGTTCTTTGCTAACAAGATGGACCTCAGGGATGCAGTATCATCTGTGAAAGTCTCTCAGTTACTGTCTTTAGAGAACATCAAAGATAAACCATGGCATATCTG TGCTAGTGATGCGCTTAAAGGAGAAGGGTTACAAGAAGGTGTAGATTGGCTCCAAG ATCAAATCACACA ATCAGATCCAAGCAATGAAGACATGAGAGGCCAGTAA
- the ARL6 gene encoding ADP-ribosylation factor-like protein 6 isoform X2, with translation MGLFDKLAGWLGLKKKEVHVLCLGLDNSGKTTIINKLKPSNAQTQDIVPTIGFSIEKFKTSSLSFTVFDMSGQGRYRNLWEHYYKEGQAIIFVIDSSDKLRMVVAKEELDTLLTHPDIKHRRIPILFFANKMDLRDAVSSVKVSQLLSLENIKDKPWHICASDALKGEGLQEGVDWLQDQIQAMKT, from the exons ATGGGATTGTTTGATAAGCTAGCAGGATGGCTTGGTCTGAAGAAGAAGGAGGTTCATGTTTTGTGCCTTGGGTTGGACAATAGTGGCAAAACAACTATTATTAATAAACTTAAACCTTCAAAT gCTCAAACTCAAGACATAGTTCCAACAATAGGATTCAGTATAGAAAAATTCAAGACATCCAG tttgtctTTCACAGTGTTTGACATGTCCGGTCAAGGCAGATACAGAAACCTGTGGGAACATTACTACAA AGAAGGCCAAGCCATTATTTTTGTCATTGATAGCAGTGATAAATTAAGAATGGTTGTGGCCAAAGAAGAACTTGACACCCTCCTGACTCATCCAG ATATCAAACACCGTAGAATACCTATCTTGTTCTTTGCTAACAAGATGGACCTCAGGGATGCAGTATCATCTGTGAAAGTCTCTCAGTTACTGTCTTTAGAGAACATCAAAGATAAACCATGGCATATCTG TGCTAGTGATGCGCTTAAAGGAGAAGGGTTACAAGAAGGTGTAGATTGGCTCCAAG ATCAGATCCAAGCAATGAAGACATGA